A stretch of Roseibium porphyridii DNA encodes these proteins:
- a CDS encoding sensor histidine kinase: MSLSSSSTLPYTPKEMGRASLSRTFIFYTLGLFALLGVLFIGILTKITWDSSHARAIRVTEAFFQATKRPFERAIWTVNADATLQLIRGLESLEVIEKVWVETPDTGNFGEPLTGQRAEEALSYTLNSPSTILHKDAIGQVFILIDRNTISYEIASTVGFIVTAIVVYILLLAIVIRTVFKRLIGQPLSDIVNYLSTPRLIEDPPKAELMPGRADEIGILSASLQSMVQRRHMDLQKIQEYQTNLEDLVAHRTEQLKLVQEELIQADNLAALGALVAGVSHELNTPLGNALMAATTIKDSTRLLTTELDQQSLSKEALEKEIGRISDTADIIDKTLGRARDLVGNFRQVAVDRQSEKKRAFSFDHIIRETLATLQPTLKKTPFEVQLDLNADGVIDSYPGAVSQLVSNLVENALKHGYEDRTDGVVRLSSRLETVPLISGGEPSQMKIVFKCKDDGVGIPEKNLKKVFEPFFTTKFGKGGSGLGMAICYQLVTEALNGTISVVSKVGSGTEFTIEFPVVAPADTKQPARSKVQ, from the coding sequence TTGAGTTTGAGCAGCAGTTCGACGTTGCCATACACTCCCAAGGAGATGGGCCGTGCAAGTCTGTCTCGCACTTTCATTTTTTATACGCTTGGATTGTTTGCTCTTCTGGGGGTGCTGTTCATCGGCATCTTGACAAAGATTACCTGGGATTCGTCGCACGCACGCGCGATCCGCGTCACGGAAGCCTTTTTTCAAGCAACGAAACGTCCCTTTGAGCGCGCAATCTGGACGGTCAATGCAGATGCGACCCTTCAGTTGATACGTGGCCTGGAGAGTCTTGAAGTCATCGAAAAAGTATGGGTTGAAACACCCGACACAGGAAATTTCGGTGAGCCGTTGACTGGCCAGCGCGCAGAAGAAGCTCTCAGCTACACCCTAAATTCACCCAGCACAATTCTGCACAAGGACGCAATCGGGCAGGTCTTTATCCTGATCGACCGAAACACTATTTCCTACGAAATTGCTTCGACTGTGGGTTTCATTGTTACAGCGATCGTTGTCTATATTTTGCTGCTGGCAATCGTGATCCGAACAGTCTTCAAACGGCTGATCGGTCAACCCTTGTCAGACATCGTCAACTATCTGTCGACACCGCGATTGATCGAAGACCCGCCAAAGGCAGAACTTATGCCGGGCCGGGCAGACGAGATTGGAATTCTGTCCGCAAGCCTCCAGTCGATGGTTCAACGGCGACACATGGATTTGCAAAAAATTCAAGAATATCAAACCAATCTGGAAGACTTGGTGGCCCATCGCACAGAGCAGCTGAAACTCGTTCAGGAAGAATTGATTCAGGCCGATAATCTGGCAGCACTTGGGGCGCTTGTCGCCGGGGTTTCGCATGAATTGAATACTCCGCTTGGCAACGCGCTTATGGCGGCCACGACAATCAAGGATTCAACCCGGCTCCTGACCACCGAACTTGACCAACAGAGCCTGAGCAAAGAGGCTCTTGAAAAAGAAATTGGTCGAATTTCCGATACGGCGGACATCATTGATAAGACGCTCGGGCGAGCGCGCGACCTGGTCGGCAACTTTCGACAGGTCGCCGTTGACAGGCAAAGTGAAAAGAAACGCGCCTTCAGTTTTGATCACATCATTCGCGAAACGCTTGCCACGCTTCAGCCGACTTTGAAGAAGACGCCGTTTGAGGTCCAACTTGACCTGAATGCAGATGGCGTGATCGACAGTTACCCTGGTGCCGTCAGCCAGTTGGTTTCCAATCTGGTCGAAAACGCCCTGAAGCATGGATACGAGGATCGTACAGACGGGGTTGTCAGACTGTCTTCGCGTTTGGAAACCGTCCCGCTCATTTCCGGTGGTGAACCAAGCCAGATGAAGATTGTTTTCAAATGCAAAGACGATGGTGTCGGGATACCTGAAAAGAACCTGAAAAAGGTTTTCGAGCCATTCTTTACGACCAAGTTCGGCAAAGGTGGATCCGGGTTGGGAATGGCCATTTGCTATCAACTGGTGACGGAAGCCCTTAACGGGACGATCTCGGTCGTATCCAAGGTGGGGTCGGGAACCGAGTTTACGATCGAATTCCCGGTCGTCGCTCCTGCCGATACCAAGCAACCTGCCAGAAGCAAGGTGCAGTGA
- a CDS encoding FadR/GntR family transcriptional regulator, with the protein MNKATHHSFALPDKALASLPTGAVKDTVEHLGKRIARGYYKTGAVLPKEDELVDSLGVSRTVVREAIKVLCGKGLVRTARRYGSRVCPFEDWNLLDPDVIRWHDPESPLTARIFAEATELRLIFEPEAAALAAEHASPEQRARILAAAQSLTQMNDETNVIGADYAFHATILQASGNMMLAQLQNLIYAVLIFSYSAGRKVERKEHVSVHDHVGVAEAIKSGQTELSRARMRDMLMQNKLTAERFISA; encoded by the coding sequence ATGAACAAAGCAACCCATCATTCTTTCGCCTTACCTGACAAGGCTCTGGCTTCCCTGCCGACTGGTGCGGTGAAGGACACGGTGGAACATCTGGGAAAGCGGATTGCGCGCGGTTACTATAAAACCGGTGCTGTCCTGCCCAAGGAAGATGAGCTGGTCGATTCTCTTGGCGTTTCGAGGACCGTCGTGAGAGAAGCCATCAAGGTTCTGTGTGGCAAAGGCTTGGTTCGAACGGCACGTCGCTACGGGTCAAGGGTTTGTCCATTCGAGGACTGGAACCTGTTGGATCCCGATGTAATCCGATGGCACGACCCAGAAAGCCCGTTGACCGCGCGCATCTTTGCAGAAGCAACAGAACTGCGACTCATTTTCGAACCTGAAGCGGCAGCCCTGGCAGCTGAGCATGCCAGTCCAGAACAACGGGCAAGGATACTGGCAGCTGCGCAAAGCCTGACGCAAATGAACGATGAAACAAACGTCATCGGTGCAGACTACGCCTTTCACGCGACCATCCTGCAGGCCAGCGGCAACATGATGCTCGCTCAGCTGCAAAATCTGATCTATGCCGTCTTGATTTTTTCCTATTCGGCAGGTCGCAAGGTTGAACGCAAAGAACATGTTTCCGTGCATGACCACGTTGGAGTTGCGGAAGCAATCAAGTCTGGCCAGACAGAGCTTTCGCGGGCACGCATGCGTGACATGCTCATGCAGAACAAATTGACTGCCGAGAGATTTATCTCCGCGTGA
- a CDS encoding alpha/beta hydrolase: MNEQETFDWDDAYANAAHIQDAATYPPRWAKDANQFRDSWPIQDIDVPYGDSERQRLDVFSPDGPSRGLVVLVHGGYWLRFDKSSWSHLAEGCLNQNWAVCLPSYDLAPLVKIEEITLQIGDAIKTAGGRLDGPIRLVGHSAGGHLVTRMLCPDTPLSADTLGRIEKVVSISGLHDLRPLRKTAMNESFDLSEGEAERESPALVRPLRECPVVAWVGEDERPEFVRQSNLLAQAWPTATCHVEPGRHHFDVIEDLINPDSGLVSALLKD; the protein is encoded by the coding sequence ATGAACGAACAAGAGACCTTCGACTGGGACGATGCGTATGCCAATGCTGCGCATATTCAAGATGCAGCCACCTATCCGCCGCGCTGGGCAAAGGACGCCAACCAATTTCGGGATTCCTGGCCCATTCAAGATATCGATGTGCCTTATGGTGACAGTGAACGCCAGAGGCTTGATGTTTTCAGTCCTGATGGCCCCTCGCGCGGTTTAGTGGTTTTGGTTCATGGTGGCTATTGGCTGCGTTTCGACAAATCCAGCTGGTCGCATCTTGCTGAAGGTTGCCTGAACCAGAACTGGGCCGTTTGTCTGCCGTCATACGACCTGGCACCTTTGGTGAAGATCGAAGAGATCACCTTGCAGATAGGTGATGCCATCAAGACTGCTGGCGGCCGCTTGGATGGGCCCATACGTCTTGTCGGTCATTCGGCCGGCGGTCATCTGGTGACACGGATGCTTTGTCCAGACACTCCGCTTTCTGCAGATACTCTTGGAAGAATTGAGAAAGTGGTCTCTATCAGCGGACTTCATGACCTTCGCCCGCTGAGGAAGACCGCGATGAATGAATCTTTCGATTTGTCGGAAGGTGAGGCAGAAAGAGAAAGCCCGGCTCTCGTAAGACCCTTGAGGGAATGTCCTGTCGTCGCGTGGGTTGGAGAAGACGAACGCCCTGAATTTGTACGTCAATCGAACCTACTGGCTCAGGCCTGGCCAACAGCAACTTGCCATGTCGAACCGGGGCGGCACCATTTCGACGTGATTGAAGACCTGATTAATCCGGATAGCGGATTGGTATCAGCTCTTTTGAAGGACTGA
- a CDS encoding acyl-CoA synthetase: MIERCSNRVANLAHFLSKNAARWPNRAAIIWEDKTWTWQELDKRVSALAAALSSRFGITKGDSLLVQAQNSNQMTEIMLAAFRLGAIWVPCNFRQAPAETAYTCEKSKAKLMLCDAEFEEQAQTVKAANPELRGIVSIGESAFGVSYETLLADHLGSQTPNAPVDYDDPCWLFFTSGSTGRPKAVVLSHGQIGFVAVNYMADLMPGTSEEDASLVIAPLSHGAGLQQIAQLSAGATHVLMPRTGFNPAVAFELIERHKVSNMFTVPTIVKRLVEDPAVDRYNHSSLRHVIYAGAPMYREDQKLALEKLGSVLVQYYGLGEVTGNITVLRPQDHVQEDGPGARIGTCGTERTGIEVSIQDDTGAMLPPGETGEVCVIGAAVCAGYLEDDAANHSSFRHGWFRTGDIGHMDKDRYLYLTGRASDMYISGGSNVYPKEVEEVLLTHPSLSEVAILGVPDPQWGEVGLAVCVASTKAEPDTAELSAFLAGKVARYKMPHRYLFIESMPTSAYGKITKKLVREFLSEKGLT; this comes from the coding sequence ATGATAGAGCGTTGCTCGAACCGCGTCGCCAATCTGGCGCACTTCTTGAGCAAAAACGCGGCTCGGTGGCCCAATCGCGCTGCAATCATCTGGGAAGACAAAACCTGGACCTGGCAGGAACTCGACAAACGTGTTTCAGCGCTCGCGGCGGCACTAAGCAGCAGATTCGGCATCACCAAGGGAGACAGCCTTCTCGTTCAGGCACAAAACTCCAATCAGATGACCGAAATCATGCTCGCAGCCTTTCGCCTCGGAGCGATCTGGGTACCCTGCAACTTTCGACAAGCCCCTGCAGAGACGGCCTACACGTGCGAAAAGTCCAAAGCCAAGCTGATGCTCTGTGATGCAGAGTTTGAAGAACAAGCACAAACCGTCAAGGCTGCCAATCCGGAGTTACGCGGCATTGTCAGCATCGGCGAAAGCGCTTTTGGCGTTTCCTATGAAACCTTGCTAGCTGACCATCTGGGCAGTCAAACTCCGAATGCGCCCGTCGACTACGATGATCCCTGCTGGCTGTTCTTCACATCCGGATCCACCGGCCGGCCGAAAGCAGTGGTCCTGTCTCATGGCCAGATCGGCTTCGTAGCTGTCAACTACATGGCGGACCTCATGCCGGGAACAAGCGAAGAAGATGCATCACTCGTGATAGCGCCACTCTCGCATGGCGCAGGTCTCCAGCAAATTGCACAGCTTTCTGCCGGGGCGACACATGTCCTGATGCCAAGAACGGGGTTTAACCCCGCTGTCGCTTTCGAACTGATCGAAAGGCACAAGGTCAGCAACATGTTCACGGTTCCCACTATTGTGAAGCGACTGGTCGAAGACCCTGCCGTCGATCGATACAATCACTCGAGCCTTCGCCACGTGATATATGCCGGTGCTCCGATGTACCGAGAAGATCAAAAGCTGGCACTCGAGAAGCTTGGCTCCGTTCTGGTCCAGTACTACGGCCTGGGTGAAGTAACAGGCAACATAACCGTCTTGCGCCCACAGGATCACGTACAAGAAGATGGACCTGGGGCGCGAATTGGCACCTGTGGAACCGAGCGGACCGGAATTGAAGTTTCGATACAGGATGATACTGGCGCCATGTTGCCACCCGGAGAAACTGGCGAAGTCTGCGTCATCGGGGCAGCAGTCTGCGCTGGTTATCTAGAAGACGATGCCGCCAACCACAGCTCGTTTCGGCATGGGTGGTTTCGGACCGGGGATATCGGCCATATGGACAAAGACCGGTATCTCTATCTGACCGGCCGCGCATCGGACATGTATATTTCAGGCGGGTCAAACGTGTACCCGAAGGAAGTTGAAGAAGTGCTGTTGACGCACCCTTCCTTGTCTGAGGTTGCAATTCTTGGCGTACCTGATCCTCAATGGGGAGAAGTCGGACTGGCGGTGTGCGTGGCATCAACGAAAGCTGAACCAGACACGGCAGAATTGAGCGCCTTTCTTGCCGGAAAGGTCGCCCGATACAAGATGCCTCATCGATACTTGTTCATTGAATCAATGCCGACCAGTGCCTACGGCAAGATCACAAAAAAACTTGTTCGCGAGTTTTTGAGCGAAAAAGGTTTGACATGA
- the fumC gene encoding class II fumarate hydratase — MRRESDSLGEIDVPEDKYWGAQTQRSIEFFSIGTDLMPIELVHAYGYLKKAAALTNMDLGLLREDLADLIVQAADEVTEGKLDVHFPLHVWMTGSGTQTNMNVNEVISNRAIAIAGGVLGTKDPVHPNDHVNMSQSSNDSFPAAMHIAAALQVKQRLLPGVKHLYDSLKAKSVAWDEIIKIGRTHMQDATPLTLGQEFSGYAELLKQDTERIEFALKDVYGLALGGTAVGTGINTHPDFAVVSASKIAELTGLPFYTAPNKFAVQGSHDALVMLSGALRTLAVSLFKIANDIRLLSCGPRCGLYELIIPANEPGSSIMPGKVNPTQCEALAMISAQVMANDVATGIGGASGYLEMNVYKPLMISAILQSIRIMGDGCSNFSSFLVEGLEPNEKRIREYLDQSLMLVTALSPVIGYDKASHAAHHAFENDITLKEACLALGFVLEEEFDSVVDPAKMLGPSL; from the coding sequence ATGCGCAGAGAAAGCGACAGTCTTGGGGAAATCGATGTCCCGGAAGACAAATATTGGGGTGCACAGACACAGCGCTCCATAGAGTTTTTTTCGATTGGAACCGACCTCATGCCAATAGAGTTGGTGCACGCCTATGGGTACTTAAAAAAGGCGGCTGCGCTGACCAACATGGATCTCGGACTTCTGCGCGAAGATCTGGCAGACCTCATCGTCCAAGCGGCGGACGAAGTGACAGAAGGAAAGCTGGATGTCCACTTTCCCTTGCATGTCTGGATGACCGGCAGTGGCACCCAGACAAACATGAACGTGAATGAAGTCATTTCCAATCGCGCCATTGCCATTGCAGGTGGAGTTCTGGGGACAAAAGACCCGGTTCACCCCAACGATCACGTCAACATGTCCCAGTCATCAAATGACTCCTTTCCGGCTGCGATGCACATTGCGGCCGCTTTACAAGTGAAACAACGATTGCTGCCGGGCGTGAAACACCTCTACGACAGCCTCAAGGCCAAGTCAGTGGCTTGGGATGAAATTATTAAGATTGGGCGTACGCACATGCAGGATGCAACGCCCTTGACGCTTGGTCAGGAGTTTTCAGGTTACGCAGAATTGTTGAAGCAGGATACAGAGCGCATAGAATTTGCACTCAAGGACGTCTATGGGCTTGCGCTGGGCGGAACTGCTGTCGGTACGGGGATCAATACCCATCCAGACTTCGCTGTCGTGTCAGCTTCCAAGATTGCCGAATTGACAGGACTCCCTTTCTACACCGCGCCGAACAAGTTTGCGGTTCAAGGCAGTCACGATGCATTGGTTATGCTGAGCGGTGCTCTTCGCACGCTGGCAGTGTCGCTGTTCAAAATTGCAAATGACATTCGACTGCTTTCTTGCGGTCCGCGCTGCGGTTTATACGAGTTGATCATTCCGGCCAATGAACCGGGCTCATCCATAATGCCTGGGAAGGTCAATCCGACACAGTGTGAGGCCCTGGCCATGATTTCGGCCCAAGTCATGGCAAATGACGTCGCCACCGGGATTGGTGGTGCAAGTGGCTATTTGGAAATGAATGTCTATAAGCCGCTGATGATCAGCGCCATATTGCAATCAATTCGGATCATGGGGGATGGTTGTTCCAACTTCTCAAGTTTCCTTGTTGAAGGCCTGGAGCCAAATGAAAAGCGTATTCGTGAATACCTTGATCAGTCCTTGATGCTGGTGACAGCGTTGAGCCCTGTCATCGGCTATGACAAGGCAAGCCACGCGGCTCACCATGCTTTTGAAAATGACATCACTTTGAAGGAAGCCTGTTTGGCGCTGGGCTTTGTGCTTGAGGAGGAATTCGACAGTGTTGTCGACCCGGCGAAGATGCTCGGCCCTTCGTTATAG
- a CDS encoding ComEC/Rec2 family competence protein translates to MQNRIWEDQGLLWCCFAFSAGIAVHRVLPAEPNWILLTALTIFAVGAAFRVSRRGALNGFVLLLLALLCGLTVASVRTAVVVAPKLAEMMNVTLTGFVLERQVNARGTRLLLQVETVDDRPRSDLGFPKKVRVRVPVDDIARPGQLVELRGRLFPPAGPVLPGGYDFSYRAYFSQIGATGFGYGPSRVLEADTTPRMVQAMALVQNLRERIANKIRTVLGQWPETALVVALLVGDRSGITEAQEEALRAAGLAHILAISGLHMALFAGGAFGAVLLLLSLFQPLALRWPIHKWAAATALCAAVGYLLISGAAVATQRSFVMIGLVFLGVLVGRRGLTLRSVALAGFLLLLVSPERLFFPGFQMSFSAVICLVAVYELWRNRAKGSWKKKPHSALLPRVFGSLGKWSFGLLVTAVVAGLATGIVGAHHFGRIAPYGVVGNMLGMPVFSLLVMPMGVLALILMPFGLAALPLAIMSLGISWLLDISEFTAALGGDTGTIGNLSALPTLFLMSALFLVLLVPGRLRLLSAVPCVVAMLLIFQSRPPDVQIASSGSRVAARDDNGQLNLSSTRSSFASELWLQKEGVFNATIKSRKMKSSQRSCDQAGCVIKAHAPVLMFVNGQRAETSVSIAFPRQTEALYQDCQFADLIVTDLIVPDDCPAAIVIDAETRSRRGAVSIWLSVQPNAGADTVPRGQKLITETGRQKNDELGKFGAQTVTTVISKIRFAIPETPRPWHHPGEMTRAILTSKSK, encoded by the coding sequence TCCTTTGCGGCTTGACCGTTGCCAGCGTCAGGACGGCCGTTGTCGTGGCACCAAAACTCGCTGAGATGATGAATGTCACGCTGACGGGGTTTGTTCTTGAGAGGCAAGTCAATGCGCGTGGGACCCGATTGCTGCTGCAAGTTGAAACCGTCGACGACCGGCCGCGATCGGACTTGGGATTTCCAAAAAAGGTCCGGGTGCGGGTGCCGGTGGACGACATTGCCAGACCAGGGCAACTCGTGGAATTGCGAGGGCGGCTCTTTCCTCCGGCAGGACCTGTGCTGCCTGGTGGCTATGATTTTTCTTATCGAGCCTACTTTTCCCAGATTGGTGCAACGGGGTTTGGCTATGGGCCCTCCAGGGTTCTGGAAGCTGACACAACGCCACGGATGGTTCAAGCAATGGCGCTGGTTCAGAACCTGCGCGAACGCATTGCGAACAAGATCAGAACTGTTTTGGGACAGTGGCCGGAAACTGCCCTTGTCGTCGCTCTCCTTGTCGGGGATCGAAGCGGTATAACAGAAGCGCAAGAGGAAGCGCTTCGTGCCGCGGGATTGGCTCACATCCTGGCAATATCCGGTCTGCATATGGCTCTTTTCGCAGGTGGTGCATTCGGAGCTGTTTTGTTGTTGCTCTCGCTGTTTCAGCCGCTTGCACTCAGATGGCCCATTCACAAGTGGGCGGCGGCTACAGCGCTTTGCGCTGCAGTTGGCTACTTGCTCATATCTGGTGCTGCCGTAGCCACTCAACGCTCGTTTGTGATGATTGGACTGGTCTTTCTTGGCGTTTTGGTCGGCCGGCGTGGTTTGACGCTTAGAAGCGTTGCCCTTGCCGGGTTTCTGCTTCTGCTTGTTTCACCAGAGCGTTTGTTCTTTCCCGGTTTCCAAATGTCCTTCTCCGCCGTGATTTGTCTTGTCGCCGTCTATGAGCTTTGGCGTAACCGAGCTAAGGGCAGCTGGAAGAAAAAGCCTCATTCTGCACTGTTGCCACGGGTCTTTGGCTCATTGGGAAAGTGGTCATTCGGTTTGCTCGTTACGGCTGTCGTCGCCGGTCTTGCAACTGGGATTGTCGGTGCGCATCATTTTGGCCGGATTGCTCCCTATGGTGTCGTTGGCAACATGCTTGGAATGCCTGTTTTTTCGTTGCTGGTGATGCCAATGGGGGTTCTGGCACTCATCTTGATGCCATTCGGACTGGCCGCGTTGCCCCTCGCCATAATGTCTCTTGGCATTTCCTGGTTGCTGGACATTTCCGAATTTACTGCAGCTTTGGGAGGTGATACCGGGACCATCGGTAACCTCTCTGCGTTGCCTACTTTGTTTTTGATGAGTGCGCTATTTCTGGTTCTTCTGGTGCCCGGACGTTTGCGCTTGCTGTCGGCAGTGCCATGTGTCGTTGCAATGCTCTTAATTTTCCAGTCACGACCCCCTGATGTTCAAATCGCATCCTCCGGTTCGCGAGTTGCAGCTCGCGACGACAACGGTCAGCTGAACTTATCAAGCACCCGTTCTTCTTTTGCGTCAGAGCTCTGGCTTCAGAAGGAAGGAGTATTCAATGCCACGATTAAATCGCGCAAGATGAAATCGTCTCAACGGAGCTGTGATCAGGCTGGATGTGTGATCAAAGCACATGCACCAGTTCTTATGTTCGTAAACGGTCAACGCGCCGAAACGTCTGTTTCAATAGCGTTCCCCAGACAAACGGAAGCTCTGTATCAGGATTGTCAATTCGCCGATTTGATCGTGACCGATCTAATCGTTCCAGATGATTGCCCTGCAGCGATTGTCATTGATGCAGAAACGAGAAGCAGGCGAGGGGCGGTGTCCATCTGGCTGTCAGTGCAGCCAAACGCGGGCGCCGATACTGTGCCAAGAGGACAGAAGCTTATCACTGAAACTGGTCGTCAAAAAAACGACGAGCTCGGCAAATTTGGCGCTCAAACCGTCACCACAGTCATCTCTAAAATACGTTTCGCTATACCAGAGACGCCGAGACCCTGGCACCATCCGGGAGAAATGACGCGCGCAATTCTGACATCAAAAAGCAAGTGA
- the lexA gene encoding transcriptional repressor LexA has product MLTRKQYELLMFIHERLKETGVPPSFDEMKDALDLRSKSGIHRLITALEERGFIRRLPNRARAMEVVRLPDSIAPGLGAPRPRGSFSPEVIEGSLGKDVASKSPPSSSVPDAAGAEIPVMGRIAAGVPIEAIQTHSHSITVPQELLGKGEHYALEVRGDSMIEAGILDGDTVLIRRTDSADSGDIVVALVDDEEATLKRLRKKGASIALEAANPAYETRIFGPGRVRVQGRLVALFRQY; this is encoded by the coding sequence ATGTTGACGCGCAAGCAGTACGAACTGCTCATGTTCATTCATGAAAGACTGAAGGAAACTGGCGTCCCACCGTCCTTCGATGAAATGAAGGACGCTCTGGACCTGCGTTCCAAGTCTGGTATCCATCGGCTCATTACGGCCCTTGAGGAACGCGGCTTTATTCGTCGCTTGCCAAACAGGGCGCGTGCAATGGAAGTCGTCCGCCTTCCCGACTCAATTGCTCCTGGCCTGGGGGCTCCACGACCACGTGGAAGTTTCTCACCCGAAGTCATCGAGGGCTCATTGGGCAAGGATGTAGCTTCCAAGTCTCCCCCATCCTCATCTGTCCCCGATGCTGCCGGCGCAGAAATCCCGGTAATGGGTCGGATCGCAGCTGGTGTTCCGATCGAGGCAATTCAGACCCACAGTCATTCAATTACCGTCCCACAGGAACTCCTCGGCAAGGGAGAACACTACGCGCTGGAAGTGCGCGGTGACTCCATGATTGAAGCCGGCATTCTTGATGGGGACACGGTCCTTATCCGTCGGACAGATTCAGCTGACAGTGGCGACATAGTCGTTGCTCTGGTGGACGATGAGGAAGCAACACTGAAACGGCTTCGCAAAAAAGGTGCGTCCATTGCGCTCGAAGCTGCAAATCCAGCCTATGAAACACGCATTTTCGGACCGGGGCGTGTTCGTGTTCAAGGGCGTCTTGTTGCTTTGTTTCGCCAGTACTAG